Proteins encoded within one genomic window of Columba livia isolate bColLiv1 breed racing homer chromosome 1, bColLiv1.pat.W.v2, whole genome shotgun sequence:
- the TCEANC gene encoding transcription elongation factor A N-terminal and central domain-containing protein isoform X3 yields MSDWEDIVRRAHCIEKLLSENSFQDVEDHLKELEDVDMTIEYLQGTEVARAVYRVLKSCPSVKLKKKAKQLLSRWKTLHKNYCVQSMQVKKSVSVDVKEEAEHLSVVSREQSLSEGACQQEALDATSSKILVASQAVKNVVCNDAQGSMSQLSSFEEQHIDNEDSGPLVNKAILQQDPVRVLRCKCTDLLYKALAGSAKDKEETDKWLELSKEIEEHIFSLHAKNNKKYKNCIRSKISNLKNPKSCHLRHNLFSGTLSPKAFAEMTVMEMASDELKQLRALYTESSVQEHQLPQVINGTQTNKIKCRRCEKFDCTVTMIARGTLFLPGWVRNTNPDEQMLTYVICNECGEQWYHSRWVCL; encoded by the coding sequence ATGTCTGACTGGGAAGATATTGTACGCAGAGCCCATTGTATTGAAAAACTACTGTCTGAGAACAGTTTCCAAGATGTTGAGGATCATCTTAAAGAGCTTGAAGATGTTGATATGACTATAGAATATCTTCAGGGGACAGAAGTTGCTAGGGCTGTATACAGAGTACTCAAGAGCTGCCCTTCAGtgaagctgaaaaagaaagcaaagcagttaTTATCAAGGTGGAAAACACTTCACAAGAATTACTGTGTTCAGTCAATGCAAGTTAAAAAGTCAGTTTCTGTGGATGTGAAGGAGGAAGCTGAACATCTTAGTGTGGTTTCTCGAGAGCAGTCGCTGTCTGAAGGAGCATGTCAGCAGGAGGCATTAGATGCTACTAGTTCTAAAATTCTGGTCGCATCACAAGCTGTTAAAAATGTGGTATGTAATGATGCACAAGGCAGCATGAGTCAGCTTTCTTCTTTTGAGGAACAACACATTGATAATGAAGATTCTGGACCTCTTGTTAACAAAGCAATTCTGCAGCAGGATCCAGTGAGAGTTCTGAGGTGTAAATGTACGGATCTTCTTTATAAAGCTTTGGCTGGTTCTGccaaagacaaagaagaaaccGATAAATGGCTAGAGCTATCTAAAGAAATCgaagaacatattttttctcttcatgctaagaacaacaaaaagtataaaaattGCATCAGAAGCAAAATCTCTAACTTGAAGAACCCTAAAAGTTGCCACTTAAGACATAACCTTTTTTCAGGGACTTTGAGTCCAAAGGCTTTTGCTGAGATGACAGTGATGGAAATGGCCAGCGATGAACTGAAACAGCTCAGGGCTCTGTACACAGAATCATCTGTTCAGGAGCATCAGCTTCCACAAGTTATTAATGGcacacagacaaacaaaataaagtgtCGGCGCTGTGAAAAATTTGATTGCACTGTCACCATGATTGCCAGAGGAACTCTATTTCTTCCAGGTTGGGTACGAAACACAAATCCAGATGAACAAATGTTGACTTACGTTATTTGTAATGAATGTGGAGAACAGTGGTATCACAGCAGATGGGTTTGTTTGTAA
- the TCEANC gene encoding transcription elongation factor A N-terminal and central domain-containing protein isoform X2 translates to MAVATGLKMSDWEDIVRRAHCIEKLLSENSFQDVEDHLKELEDVDMTIEYLQGTEVARAVYRVLKSCPSVKLKKKAKQLLSRWKTLHKNYCVQSMQVKKSVSVDVKEEAEHLSVVSREQSLSEGACQQEALDATSSKILVASQAVKNVVCNDAQGSMSQLSSFEEQHIDNEDSGPLVNKAILQQDPVRVLRCKCTDLLYKALAGSAKDKEETDKWLELSKEIEEHIFSLHAKNNKKYKNCIRSKISNLKNPKSCHLRHNLFSGTLSPKAFAEMTVMEMASDELKQLRALYTESSVQEHQLPQVINGTQTNKIKCRRCEKFDCTVTMIARGTLFLPGWVRNTNPDEQMLTYVICNECGEQWYHSRWVCL, encoded by the coding sequence GTTTAAAAATGTCTGACTGGGAAGATATTGTACGCAGAGCCCATTGTATTGAAAAACTACTGTCTGAGAACAGTTTCCAAGATGTTGAGGATCATCTTAAAGAGCTTGAAGATGTTGATATGACTATAGAATATCTTCAGGGGACAGAAGTTGCTAGGGCTGTATACAGAGTACTCAAGAGCTGCCCTTCAGtgaagctgaaaaagaaagcaaagcagttaTTATCAAGGTGGAAAACACTTCACAAGAATTACTGTGTTCAGTCAATGCAAGTTAAAAAGTCAGTTTCTGTGGATGTGAAGGAGGAAGCTGAACATCTTAGTGTGGTTTCTCGAGAGCAGTCGCTGTCTGAAGGAGCATGTCAGCAGGAGGCATTAGATGCTACTAGTTCTAAAATTCTGGTCGCATCACAAGCTGTTAAAAATGTGGTATGTAATGATGCACAAGGCAGCATGAGTCAGCTTTCTTCTTTTGAGGAACAACACATTGATAATGAAGATTCTGGACCTCTTGTTAACAAAGCAATTCTGCAGCAGGATCCAGTGAGAGTTCTGAGGTGTAAATGTACGGATCTTCTTTATAAAGCTTTGGCTGGTTCTGccaaagacaaagaagaaaccGATAAATGGCTAGAGCTATCTAAAGAAATCgaagaacatattttttctcttcatgctaagaacaacaaaaagtataaaaattGCATCAGAAGCAAAATCTCTAACTTGAAGAACCCTAAAAGTTGCCACTTAAGACATAACCTTTTTTCAGGGACTTTGAGTCCAAAGGCTTTTGCTGAGATGACAGTGATGGAAATGGCCAGCGATGAACTGAAACAGCTCAGGGCTCTGTACACAGAATCATCTGTTCAGGAGCATCAGCTTCCACAAGTTATTAATGGcacacagacaaacaaaataaagtgtCGGCGCTGTGAAAAATTTGATTGCACTGTCACCATGATTGCCAGAGGAACTCTATTTCTTCCAGGTTGGGTACGAAACACAAATCCAGATGAACAAATGTTGACTTACGTTATTTGTAATGAATGTGGAGAACAGTGGTATCACAGCAGATGGGTTTGTTTGTAA
- the TCEANC gene encoding transcription elongation factor A N-terminal and central domain-containing protein isoform X1: MAGGGAERVARRRRHVEAGCGGLKMSDWEDIVRRAHCIEKLLSENSFQDVEDHLKELEDVDMTIEYLQGTEVARAVYRVLKSCPSVKLKKKAKQLLSRWKTLHKNYCVQSMQVKKSVSVDVKEEAEHLSVVSREQSLSEGACQQEALDATSSKILVASQAVKNVVCNDAQGSMSQLSSFEEQHIDNEDSGPLVNKAILQQDPVRVLRCKCTDLLYKALAGSAKDKEETDKWLELSKEIEEHIFSLHAKNNKKYKNCIRSKISNLKNPKSCHLRHNLFSGTLSPKAFAEMTVMEMASDELKQLRALYTESSVQEHQLPQVINGTQTNKIKCRRCEKFDCTVTMIARGTLFLPGWVRNTNPDEQMLTYVICNECGEQWYHSRWVCL, encoded by the coding sequence GTTTAAAAATGTCTGACTGGGAAGATATTGTACGCAGAGCCCATTGTATTGAAAAACTACTGTCTGAGAACAGTTTCCAAGATGTTGAGGATCATCTTAAAGAGCTTGAAGATGTTGATATGACTATAGAATATCTTCAGGGGACAGAAGTTGCTAGGGCTGTATACAGAGTACTCAAGAGCTGCCCTTCAGtgaagctgaaaaagaaagcaaagcagttaTTATCAAGGTGGAAAACACTTCACAAGAATTACTGTGTTCAGTCAATGCAAGTTAAAAAGTCAGTTTCTGTGGATGTGAAGGAGGAAGCTGAACATCTTAGTGTGGTTTCTCGAGAGCAGTCGCTGTCTGAAGGAGCATGTCAGCAGGAGGCATTAGATGCTACTAGTTCTAAAATTCTGGTCGCATCACAAGCTGTTAAAAATGTGGTATGTAATGATGCACAAGGCAGCATGAGTCAGCTTTCTTCTTTTGAGGAACAACACATTGATAATGAAGATTCTGGACCTCTTGTTAACAAAGCAATTCTGCAGCAGGATCCAGTGAGAGTTCTGAGGTGTAAATGTACGGATCTTCTTTATAAAGCTTTGGCTGGTTCTGccaaagacaaagaagaaaccGATAAATGGCTAGAGCTATCTAAAGAAATCgaagaacatattttttctcttcatgctaagaacaacaaaaagtataaaaattGCATCAGAAGCAAAATCTCTAACTTGAAGAACCCTAAAAGTTGCCACTTAAGACATAACCTTTTTTCAGGGACTTTGAGTCCAAAGGCTTTTGCTGAGATGACAGTGATGGAAATGGCCAGCGATGAACTGAAACAGCTCAGGGCTCTGTACACAGAATCATCTGTTCAGGAGCATCAGCTTCCACAAGTTATTAATGGcacacagacaaacaaaataaagtgtCGGCGCTGTGAAAAATTTGATTGCACTGTCACCATGATTGCCAGAGGAACTCTATTTCTTCCAGGTTGGGTACGAAACACAAATCCAGATGAACAAATGTTGACTTACGTTATTTGTAATGAATGTGGAGAACAGTGGTATCACAGCAGATGGGTTTGTTTGTAA